In a single window of the Debaryomyces hansenii CBS767 chromosome A complete sequence genome:
- a CDS encoding DEHA2A09262p (similar to CA1501|IPF13217 Candida albicans IPF13217), producing MQRNGSPPDTSREQTEPPTPTPQSPNLSRRQRLLGLAKATRDSYMPKISSIASGVSSRALGGDYYDENGNVRLPKDATIALFPAYTRKTEDGKYHVDVKGWLSCPGVMSRKNRLILSLAKQITRYSSNPTTAKQAINELENDKLEPDVITPSDDASSDLESINSKDSSINTISQNENKPLQASVTNSSVRSSTPSFNDDLLKERLSNFIARSIASAELVISIGSQDRLDLNELEHNSVITDGYGHFEACVEVNYEPSVIQVKAATDESIFSFQDIMLIPSEGLGLISDIDDTIKLTGVTGDKRELMRNLLLNDVSSWSIPPVVKWYSQLYDHKCISFHYVSNSPWQLFSSIHKYFEEVKLPLGSVHLKQYTGSFISSLMEPSSSRKKRALSKIAEDFPKKKFICVGDSGEHDLEAYADLARSYPSRIIAIYIRCVEDSLSDIDDKKILKELTRLTSKKKPKAISKQLSSKPNNDEIENLIDLTDDTPHFAADRSKKLPPMIPHKPITLQGNKLGRKPPLPIRDELKKSHTDTELAHSNSTDSTSSNGKESSWKDLTTIQKDSDDSPPPTPLRRPTSFTSKANAEGFTTASNHDYNVFDNLQDVYDTHNYYELEDVDKKGAQWIRRVVTALEALEGTDTRIKFFTDDEHDFFTSSIDIVKDYVHRNNSN from the coding sequence ATGCAACGAAATGGATCTCCACCGGACACAAGTCGTGAACAAACTGAACCTCCTACGCCAACGCCACAGTCACCGAATTTATCGAGAAGACAAAGATTATTAGGACTTGCAAAGGCTACGAGGGATAGTTATATGCCTAAGATCTCACTGATCGCCTCAGGGGTCTCCAGTAGAGCCTTGGGTGGTGACTACTATGATGAAAACGGTAATGTTAGGCTTCCAAAAGATGCCACTATCGCTTTGTTTCCAGCGTATACTAGAAAAACGGAAGATGGTAAATATCATGTCGACGTTAAAGGCTGGCTCTCGTGTCCTGGGGTAATGTCTAGAAAAAACCGTTTGATTCTATCACTAGCCAAACAAATTACTCGTTATAGCTCCAATCCTACAACAGCAAAACAGGCAATTAACGAATTGGAGAATGACAAGCTTGAGCCTGATGTAATTACTCCTAGTGATGATGCATCATCCGATTTGGAGTCGATAAATTCTAAAGATTCGTCTATTAATACTATTTCgcaaaatgaaaataaaccACTTCAAGCTTCTGTTACGAACTCGTCCGTGCGAAGTAGCACTCCAAGCTTTAATGATGATCTATTAAAGGAGAGATTGAGTAATTTTATTGCAAGATCTATTGCAAGTGCGGAGCTAGTGATTCTGATTGGATCTCAGGATAGATTGGATCTTAATGAATTAGAGCATAATAGTGTGATCACTGATGGCTATGGGCATTTTGAAGCTTGTGTGGAAGTGAATTATGAACCATCGGTAATTCAAGTCAAAGCGGCTACTGATGAAAGCATCTTCTCTTTCCAGGATATAATGCTTATCCCCAGTGAAGGATTAGGATTGATTAGTGATATCGATGATACTATTAAATTAACGGGTGTCACTGGTGACAAGAGAGAATTAATGAGAAACTTATTGCTAAATGATGTTTCTCTGTGGAGTATTCCTCCAGTAGTTAAGTGGTACAGTCAACTATATGACCATAAGTGTATCTCTTTTCATTACGTTTCAAATTCTCCATGGCAGCTATTTTCTAGTATAcacaaatattttgaagaagtaAAGCTACCATTAGGATCGGTAcatttgaaacaatataCTGGAAGTTTTATATCCTCATTAATGGAACCATCGTCTTCGAGGAAGAAGAGAGCTTTGTCAAAAATTGCGGAGGATTTCCCAAAGAAAAAGTTCATATGTGTTGGTGATTCAGGTGAACACGATTTAGAGGCATATGCTGATTTAGCTAGAAGCTATCCCTCTCGTATTATAGCCATATATATACGATGTGTTGAGGATTCCTTATCcgatattgatgataagaaaattttgaaagaacTTACTAGACTTACTTCCAAGAAAAAACCAAAGGCTATTTCAAAACAACTCTCATCAAAACCAAacaatgatgaaattgaaaatttaattgatttgacAGATGACACACCGCATTTTGCGGCTGACCGCTCAAAGAAACTCCCTCCTATGATACCGCATAAACCGATCACATTGCAGGGGAATAAGTTAGGTAGAAAGCCGCCTTTACCGATTCGTGATGAACTAAAGAAATCGCATACAGATACTGAACTTGCACATTCAAATTCCACGGATTCTACTTCATCGAATGGAAAAGAATCGTCTTGGAAGGATTTAACTACAATACAAAAAGATTCCGACGATAGCCCTCCTCCTACACCGCTTAGAAGGCCAACGTCTTTTACCTCCAAAGCAAATGCTGAAGGTTTTACAACTGCGTCAAATCATGATTATAATGTCTTTGATAATTTGCAGGATGTTTATGATACACATAACTATTATGAATTAGAAGACGTTGACAAAAAAGGAGCTCAATGGATTAGAAGGGTTGTCACTGCATTGGAAGCATTGGAGGGCACTGATACGAGGATAAAATTCTTTACTGATGATGAGCATGATTTTTTCACCAGCAGTATAGACATAGTAAAAGATTACGTACATAGAAATAATAGTAATTAA
- a CDS encoding DEHA2A09284p (similar to uniprot|P38822 Saccharomyces cerevisiae YHR114W BZZ1 SH3 domain protein implicated in the regulation of actin polymerization): MSLQEVSIGNDLKDSFKPTSKWVNNGINWINDIEEFYRERATIEKEYASKLSELCKKHFEKKAKNSTSLSVGDEPQITPGSLESASLVLWNEVLTQTEAIAEEKVSFSREINTKLGDNFSSLKNKTGRIAKQIESIDEYLVSEKTKTEDEVNKAKKQYDSLCESTESARQKTEKSSSEKHQQKLQEKEVAMNIGKNEYLIKINIANRLKDKYFYQDVPELLDYFQELNETRVGLLNKLLKNASIIERNSNDRIKEKLHIIDSTIDQNNPKLDVAMFIKHNAFDWKEPQDFYFIPCAIWHDDESLITKEPELTELKRRLNVCSSDIAKYEDSCIESKQSLEELTASRKAELTNLTLKFDTKFNNSLSLLQRFLKTDSERIKNEVEIEVIQNFAGDKDLSYFEVREKKKSKFGFLRGKKHSSSSSGGAVANDNSSDIHSLHTVKSGTSQKSHAGLFSLRRNRGQSNASSASTGPKGKALYQYDATGDDEASISPGEQFDVVDEDDGSGWTMIRTNQGNEGLVPTAYIEVTMGAPSAPSVNSGGKKKGPSVAPKRGAKRVQYVEALYDYQADGDDELTITAGDKIALVQADTDGSGWTEGELNGVTGMFPTSYVKEA, encoded by the coding sequence ATGTCGCTTCAAGAGGTTTCTATTGGAAATGACTTGAAAGATTCATTTAAACCTACATCCAAATGGGTAAATAATGGGATCAATTGGATCAACGATATCGAAGAATTTTATCGTGAACGGGCAACTATTGAGAAGGAGTATGCATCGAAGTTGCTGGAACTATGCAAAAAGCATTTTGAGAAAAAGGCAAAGAATTCGACCCTGTTGTCTGTTGGGGACGAACCCCAGATCACGCCCGGATCCTTAGAAAGTGCGTCATTGGTACTTTGGAACGAGGTGTTAACTCAGACAGAAGCAATTGCCGAGGAGAAGGTTCTGTTCAGTAGGGAGATTAACACGAAACTCGGAGATAACTTTCTGCTGTTGAAGAATAAGACGGGCAGAATAGCGAAACAGATAGAATCGATAGACGAATATTTAGTATCAGAAAAAACCAAAACTGAGGATGAAGTAAATAAAGCCAAGAAACAATACGACTCCTTGTGTGAATCTACAGAGAGTGCAAGACAGAAAACAGAGAAATCTTCCAGTGAGAAACACCAGCAAAAGTTGCAAGAAAAGGAGGTTGCCATGAATATCGGaaagaatgaatatttgatcaAGATCAATATTGCCAATAGATTAAAGGATAAGTATTTCTATCAAGATGTTCCAGAATTGTTAGATTATTTCCAAGAACTTAATGAAACTCGTGTTGGCTTGTTGAATAAGTTATTAAAGAATGCCTCCATAATAGAAAGAAACTCCAATGATCGTATCAAGGAGAAATTACATATTATAGATTCCACAATCGATCAaaataatccaaaattAGATGTGGCAATGTTTATCAAGCACAATGCATTTGATTGGAAAGAACCCCAGGACTTCTACTTTATTCCATGTGCTATTTGGCACGACGATGAAAGCTTGATAACCAAGGAACCAGAGCTTAcagaattgaaaagaagatTGAATGTCTGTTCCAGCGATATTGCAAAGTATGAAGATCTGTGTATCGAAAGTAAACAAAGtttagaagaattgacAGCATCACGTAAAGCAGAGTTGACCAATTTGACTTTGAAGTTTGACActaaattcaacaattcaTTACTGCTTTTGCAAAGGTTTTTGAAGACTGATAGTGAAAGAATTAAGAATGAGGTGGAAATTGAGgtgattcaaaattttgcTGGAGATAAGGATCTATCATACTTCGAAGTGagagaaaagaagaagtctAAATTTGGATTCTTGAGAGGCAAGAAACAtagcagcagcagcagcgGCGGTGCTGTTGCTAATGATAATAGCTCGGATATTCATTCGTTGCACACAGTGAAATCGGGCACTAGTCAAAAGTCACACGCAGGGCTTTTCAGTctaagaagaaatagaggACAATCTAATGCATCATCGGCATCAACTGGGCCAAAAGGTAAAGCGTTGTACCAGTACGATGCAACAGGCGATGATGAAGCGTCAATTAGTCCTGGTGAACAATTTGATGTTGtggatgaagatgacgGATCGGGGTGGACAATGATTCGTACGAACCAAGGAAATGAGGGTCTTGTGCCTACCGCATACATAGAGGTTACGATGGGTGCACCATCAGCTCCTAGTGTCAACAGTGGTGGTAAGAAGAAAGGGCCATCTGTTGCCCCAAAACGTGGTGCGAAAAGAGTCCAATACGTAGAAGCATTATACGACTACCAAGCTGACggtgatgatgaattgacCATAACTGCTGGGGATAAGATTGCGTTAGTTCAAGCAGACACCGACGGCAGTGGGTGGACCGAAGGGGAGTTAAACGGGGTGACTGGCATGTTCCCAACTAGTTATGTTAAGGAAGcgtaa
- a CDS encoding 40S ribosomal protein S7 (highly similar to uniprot|P26786 Saccharomyces cerevisiae YOR096W RPS7A Protein component of the small ribosomal subunit or uniprot|P48164 Saccharomyces cerevisiae YNL096C RPS7B Protein component of the small ribosomal subunit), with amino-acid sequence MSAASKILSEKPSELELQVAQAFVDLEGQSDLKAELRPLQFKSIKEIDVNGGKKALAVFVPCPSLAAYRRVQTRLTRELEKKFPDRHVVFLAERRILPKPSRRSRQQQKRPRSRTLTAVHDKILEDLVFPTEIVGKRVRYLVGGNKIQKVLLDSKDSTAVDYKLDSFQQLYQKLTGKQVVFEIPSDVY; translated from the coding sequence ATGTCTGCTGCTAGCAAAATCTTATCTGAAAAGCCAAGTGAATTAGAGTTACAAGTCGCTCAAGCTTTCGTTGACTTAGAAGGTCAATCCGACTTAAAGGCCGAATTGAGACCATTACAATTCAAGAGCATCAAGGAAATTGATGTCAACGGTGGTAAGAAGGCCTTAGCTGTTTTCGTTCCATGTCCATCTTTAGCAGCTTACAGAAGAGTTCAAACCAGATTAACCagagaattagaaaagaaGTTCCCAGACCGTCACGTTGTTTTCTTAGctgaaagaagaattttacCAAAGCCATCTAGAAGATCTAGACAACAACAAAAGAGACCAAGATCCAGAACTTTGACTGCTGTCCACGACAAGATCTTAGAAGACTTAGTTTTCCCAACCGAAATTGTTGGTAAGAGAGTTAGATACTTAGTTGGTGGTAATAAGATCCAAAAGGTCTTATTGGACTCCAAGGACTCCACTGCTGTCGACTACAAGTTAGACTCATTCCAACAATTATACCAAAAATTAACTGGTAAGCAAGTTGTTTTTGAAATCCCAAGTGATGTTTACTAA
- a CDS encoding DEHA2A09328p (similar to uniprot|Q12189 Saccharomyces cerevisiae YOR095C RKI1 Ribose-5-phosphate ketol-isomerase), with translation MLKRIISARYIRNMSSGASLVEKAKKSAAYQAVDENFPEGAKVVGVGSGSTVIYVAERISQLKNKESFVCVPTGFQSKQLIIDAGLRLGTIEQYPEVDIAFDGADEVDTELNLIKGGGACLFQEKLVAAAASKFVIVADFRKRSPSKLGIQWRKGVPIEIVPCAYAKVSKDLEAMGAKKVELRQGGSAKAGPVVTDNNNFLIDADFGEIEDPAKLHTDIKQLVGVVETGLFVQMAYKTYFGEESGEVKCWSK, from the coding sequence ATGCTAAAAAGGATCATAAGCGCCAGATACATTCGAAACATGTCTAGTGGAGCATCATTGGTAGAAAAAGCTAAGAAAAGTGCCGCATACCAGGCGGTGGATGAGAATTTCCCGGAAGGAGCCAAGGTGGTTGGTGTGGGCTCAGGGTCGACGGTGATTTATGTTGCTGAAAGAATaagtcaattgaagaacaagGAGTCGTTTGTGTGCGTTCCTACGGGGTTCCAATCGAAGCAATTGATCATTGACGCCGGATTGAGATTGGGAACGATTGAACAGTACCCTGAGGTGGACATTGCGTTCGATGGTGCGGATGAGGTGGACACGGAGTTGAATTTGATCAAGGGGGGAGGTGCATGTCTTTTCCAGGAGAAGTTGGTGGCTGCTGCTGCTAGTAAGTTTGTGATTGTGGCCGATTTCCGTAAGAGATCACCCTCGAAGTTGGGTATACAGTGGAGAAAGGGAGTACCTATTGAGATTGTGCCATGTGCGTATGCGAAGGTGTCCAAGGACTTGGAAGCCATGGGTGCGAAGAAAGTTGAATTGAGACAGGGGGGTTCAGCCAAGGCAGGGCCAGTAGTGACCGATAACAATAACTTTTTGATTGATGCTGATTTCGGCGAGATAGAAGATCCTGCCAAATTGCACACCGACATCAAACAATTGGTCGGGGTGGTGGAAACCGGGTTGTTTGTGCAAATGGCCTACAAAACGTACTTTGGAGAGGAATCTGGGGAAGTCAAGTGCTGGTCAAAGTAA
- a CDS encoding DEHA2A09350p (similar to uniprot|P40994 Saccharomyces cerevisiae YOR094W ARF3 or to YDL192W uniprot|P11076 Saccharomyces cerevisiae YDL192W ARF1): MGLLVSKLFKNREMRILMLGLDNAGKTTILYKLKLGKASTTVPTVGFNVETVKHKNVSFAVWDCGGQERIRPLWRHYFTGTNALIYVVDSSDHTRLEESKTELLRVISDKELSGCLLIVLANKQDVPGAIKPKELIDRFDLHNLPGQHTWSVIPTVAIDGTGLIETLNWISKHDT; this comes from the exons ATGGGATTATTAGTG TCAAAGCTTTTCAAGAACCGTGAAATGAGAATATTGATGCTTGGTCTTGACAATGCTGGGAAAACCACGATATTGTATAAGTTGAAGTTGGGAAAAGCATCGACAACGGTTCCCACGGTCGGGTTCAACGTTGAGACCGTGAAGCATAAGAATGTCTCATTTGCAGTTTGGGATTGTGGTGGACAAGAGAGAATCAGACCATTATGGAGGCATTATTTCACCGGGACGAATGCATTGATATACGTGGTGGACTCATCCGATCACACCAGACTCGAGGAGTCAAAGACAGAATTGTTGCGAGTTATCAGCGATAAAGAGTTATCCGGGTGTTTACTTATAGTTTTGGCAAATAAGCAGGACGTTCCTGGGGCCATCAAGCCCAAAGAATTAATCGACAGGTTTGATTTACATAACTTACCAGGACAGCATACGTGGTCAGTGATACCTACTGTTGCCATAGATGGTACTGGTTTGATCGAAACATTAAACTGGATCTCCAAGCACGACACCTGA